The proteins below are encoded in one region of Takifugu rubripes chromosome 1, fTakRub1.2, whole genome shotgun sequence:
- the tefa gene encoding TEF transcription factor, PAR bZIP family member a isoform X2, translating into MTTEIPEVFRCLLEHPFTLPNFDFDDTNKEKHGDGDDLGGSSDMGPSAALTPAIWDKTIPYDGENFHLEYMDLEEFLIENGIASLPGEEPTKVSPNESDSKTEESKSAPVALLPSDELDVCQKEVVTIASSDIICDVTTEVSTEKDRATPEPISPDDIEITLNYEPDPTDLVLSSVPGGELFDPRKHKFSDEDLKPQPMIKKAKKVFVPEEKKDDKYWQRRKKNNMAAKRSRDARRLKENQITVRAAFLEQENAALRTEVADLRKECGRYKNVVGRYESKYGKL; encoded by the exons atgaccaCAGAGATCCCGGAGGTTTTCCGCTGTCTTCTTGAGCATCCCTTCACTCTCCCTAACTTTGACTTTGATG ACACCAACAAGGAAAAACATGGAGATGGTGATGACCTTGGTGGAAGCAGTGATATGGGCCCCTCGGCCGCCTTGACCCCAGCTATTTGGGACAAAACCATTCCCTATGATGGTGAGAACTTCCACTTGGAGTACATGGACCTTGAGGAGTTCCTCATCGAAAATGGCATTGCCTCTTTGCCTGGAGAGGAGCCCACAAAGGTCAGTCCAAATGAAAGTGATTCAAAGACAGAAGAATCAAAGTCGGCTCCGGTGGCCCTGCTCCCCTCTGATGAATTAGATGTGTGCCAGAAGGAAGTTGTGACCATTGCCAGCAGTGACATCATCTGTGATGTTACGACAG AGGTGTCTACAGAGAAGGACAGAGCGACACCAGAGCCCATCAGTCCTGATGATATCGAAATCACTCTAAACTATGAGCCCGATCCCACCGACCTGGTGCTGTCAAGCGTGCCTGGAGGGGAACTTTTTGACCCCCGcaagcataagttttcagacgAGGACCTTAAACCACAGCCCATGATTAAGAAAGCCAAGAAGGTGTTTGTGCCTGAAGAAAAGAAG GATGACAAATACTggcagagaaggaagaagaacaACATGGCTGCCAAACGTTCCCGTGACGCTCGCAGGTTGAAGGAGAACCAGATCACTGTGAGAGCAGCCTTCCTGGAACAGGAGAATGCAGCACTGCGGACGGAGGTCGCGGACCTACGGAAGGAATGTGGGCGCTACAAAAATGTCGTGGGGCGCTACGAATCCAAATATGGAAAGTTGTAA
- the tefa gene encoding TEF transcription factor, PAR bZIP family member a isoform X1: MSEESILITLSTTPGGPSSFPVVLKKVMELPPPNILDGDDDTNKEKHGDGDDLGGSSDMGPSAALTPAIWDKTIPYDGENFHLEYMDLEEFLIENGIASLPGEEPTKVSPNESDSKTEESKSAPVALLPSDELDVCQKEVVTIASSDIICDVTTEVSTEKDRATPEPISPDDIEITLNYEPDPTDLVLSSVPGGELFDPRKHKFSDEDLKPQPMIKKAKKVFVPEEKKDDKYWQRRKKNNMAAKRSRDARRLKENQITVRAAFLEQENAALRTEVADLRKECGRYKNVVGRYESKYGKL; this comes from the exons ATGTCGGAAGAATCAATTCTCATCACACTGTCAACAACGCCGGGAGGGCCCTCTTCATTCCCCGTGGTTTTGAAGAAAGTCATGGAATTGCCCCCTCCAAACATCCTGGACGGCGACGACG ACACCAACAAGGAAAAACATGGAGATGGTGATGACCTTGGTGGAAGCAGTGATATGGGCCCCTCGGCCGCCTTGACCCCAGCTATTTGGGACAAAACCATTCCCTATGATGGTGAGAACTTCCACTTGGAGTACATGGACCTTGAGGAGTTCCTCATCGAAAATGGCATTGCCTCTTTGCCTGGAGAGGAGCCCACAAAGGTCAGTCCAAATGAAAGTGATTCAAAGACAGAAGAATCAAAGTCGGCTCCGGTGGCCCTGCTCCCCTCTGATGAATTAGATGTGTGCCAGAAGGAAGTTGTGACCATTGCCAGCAGTGACATCATCTGTGATGTTACGACAG AGGTGTCTACAGAGAAGGACAGAGCGACACCAGAGCCCATCAGTCCTGATGATATCGAAATCACTCTAAACTATGAGCCCGATCCCACCGACCTGGTGCTGTCAAGCGTGCCTGGAGGGGAACTTTTTGACCCCCGcaagcataagttttcagacgAGGACCTTAAACCACAGCCCATGATTAAGAAAGCCAAGAAGGTGTTTGTGCCTGAAGAAAAGAAG GATGACAAATACTggcagagaaggaagaagaacaACATGGCTGCCAAACGTTCCCGTGACGCTCGCAGGTTGAAGGAGAACCAGATCACTGTGAGAGCAGCCTTCCTGGAACAGGAGAATGCAGCACTGCGGACGGAGGTCGCGGACCTACGGAAGGAATGTGGGCGCTACAAAAATGTCGTGGGGCGCTACGAATCCAAATATGGAAAGTTGTAA
- the phf5a gene encoding PHD finger-like domain-containing protein 5A: MAKHHPDLIFCRKQAGVAIGRLCEKCDGKCVICDSYVRPCTLVRICDECNYGSYQGRCVICGGPGVSDAYYCKECTIQEKDRDGCPKIVNLGSSKTDLFYERKKYGFKKR; this comes from the exons ATGGCTAAACATCATCCAGATCTGATTTTTTGCAGAAAACAAGCCGGTGTTG caaTCGGGAGGCTTTGTGAGAAAT GTGATGGCAAATGTGTTATCTGTGATTCCTATGTGAGGCCCTGCACCTTGGTGCGCATCTGTGATGAGTGTAACTATGGCTCCTACCAGGGCCGCTGTGTCATCTGTGGAGGACCTGGAGTCTCTGATGCATACTACTGTAAAGAGTGCACCATACAGGAGAAAGAT cgAGATGGTTGTCCGAAGATTGTCAATTTAGGCAGTTCAAAAACAGACCTGTTTTATGAAAGGAAGAAGTACGGTTTCAAGAAGAGATGA